From Oryza sativa Japonica Group chromosome 4, ASM3414082v1, one genomic window encodes:
- the LOC4335657 gene encoding B3 domain-containing protein Os04g0386900: MRAATALPSIPSSSSPSPMASDPTELRCSSPESSGDAGAEDPAAVDAAEESGGEGGSGHIAAGTEAAPPRPPEPEPEKVARHGVLPLLGKPYFTCIMCKSHVQPPFQVVVPRSFAPLLPSRTTPATLSWRGRSWGMRFTGGRLIQRLEAGWRGFAVDNDLRLGDGCVFELLVGGGGEQERVEFRVQVLRAEIPARIRGRAGGYTSATPIVID; the protein is encoded by the exons ATGCGAGCTGCCACCGCTCTCCCTTCgatcccctcttcttcttccccaagTCCGATGGCCAGTGATCCCACTGAGCTTCGCTGCTCCTCACCGGAGTCCTCCGGCGATGCAGGCGCCGAGGATCCTGCGGCGGTAGACGCTgcggaggagagcggcggcgagggtggcagCGGCCACATTGCTGCTGGTActgaggcggcgccgccgcggccgccggagccggagccggagaagGTCGCCCGCCACGGGGTGCTCCCACTCCTCGGGAAGCCCTACTTCACCTGCATCATGTGCAAGTCCCATGTCCAGCCGCCATTCCAAGTg GTGGTCCCGAGGTCGTtcgcgccgctgctgccgtcgaggacgacgccggcgacgctgTCGTGGCGGGGGCGGTCGTGGGGGATGCGGTTCACCGGCGGGCGGCTGATCCAGCGGCTGGAGGCCGGGTGGCGCGGCTTCGCCGTGGACAACGACCTCAGGCTCGGCGACGGGTGCGTGTTcgagctcctcgtcggcggcggcggcgagcaggagcGCGTCGAGTTCAGGGTGCAGGTCCTCCGCGCGGAGATCCCGGCGAGGATCcggggccgcgccggcggcTACACCTCGGCCACCCCCATCGTCATAGACTAG
- the LOC4335656 gene encoding uncharacterized LOC4335656, giving the protein MSGMSLAVGPRTSGTDDTAAERGQQQPSTMLGGVMGSLRVIELQLVAFIMVFSASGLVPLIDLAFPVATTLYLLLLSRLSFPPLHSTLPSSSSSSQEIFRGSTWFQAYVVLGTTVGLFLPLAHVLGGFARGDDGAVRSATPHLFLLSCQILTENVVGALGAAFSPPVRALVPLLYTVRRVFVAVDWVYDAWGNRAAAAAPQEAVAWMWFGRYLAVANLVYFSTNLLVFLIPKFLPRSFEKYFRMRDEVYAETAEDRHAAAATVAAKPVESKKAD; this is encoded by the exons atgtcgGGGATGTCGCTGGCGGTGGGGCCGCGGACGTCGGGCACGGACGACACCGCGGCGGAGCGGGGGCAGCAGCAGCCGTCGACGATGCTGGGCGGCGTGATGGGGTCGCTCCGCGTCATCGAGCTCCAGCTCGTCGCCTTCATCATGGtcttctccgcctccggcctcGTCCCGCTCATCGACCTCGCCTTCCCCGTCGCCACCACCctctacctcctcctcctctcccgcctctccTTCCCCCCTCTCCACTccaccctcccctcctcctcctcctcctcccaagaGATCTTCCGCGGCAGCAC GTGGTTCCAGGCGTACGTGGTGCTGGGGACGACGGTGGGGCTGTTCCTGCCGCTGGCGCACGTGCTGGGCGGATTCGCgcgcggggacgacggcgcggtGAGGTCGGCGACGCCGCACCTGTTCCTCCTCTCGTGCCAGATCCTCACCGAGAACGTGGTCGGCGCCCTGGGCGCCGCGTTCTCGCCGCCGGTCAGGGCGCTGGTGCCGCTGCTCTACACGGTGCGCCGCgtgttcgtcgccgtcgactgGGTGTACGACGCGTGGgggaaccgcgccgccgccgccgcgccgcaggAGGCGGTCGCCTGGATGTGGTTCGGCCgctacctcgccgtcgccaaccTCGTCTACTTCTCCACCAacctcctcgtcttcctcaTTCCCAAGTTCCTCCCCCGCTCCTTCGAGAAGTACTTCCGCATGCGCGACGAGGTGTACGCCGAGACCGCCGAGGACCGGCACGCAgccgcggcgacggtggcggcgaagccGGTGGAATCGAAGAAGGCAGACTGA